The sequence below is a genomic window from Desulfobulbaceae bacterium.
TGTTTATAGCATCAGGGTTATACGCATCAATGGCCAGGCGAACTATTTCGGCGGCAGACTTTTTTTGTTTCTTAGCTATTAAATCAAGCTTTTCAGTCTGGTTCCTCGAAATGTAGAACTGTTTTCTAATCAAGTCTTGATTGTGTGCTTGTTGCATTATGTCTCCTCCTGGTCCATATTATACGCATAGGCATGTGTATGTGCAAGAAGGTTTGCTGTTAATACTTTTTTTAATTGTTTAAGCATGTTTGCTAACAGAAGGTTTGGTGCTAATAAATTGCATTATTCGGCAGAGTAGATAGCTTCCAGGGTTTCTATGTGCTTTTTCCAGGTGAAGTTTTCGATGGCGAGTTGGTAGGAGTTTTTCTGAAGATTTTCATAAAGATTTTGATCCGTGAGGAGGTTGATGACCTCTTTGGCAAAGTCCTGTGGCTGGTCAGCAATAAGTATAGATTCTGCATGTTTGTATGGCAGCCCTTTGTTGCCAATTGTTGTTGAGACGGTTGGTCTTCCCGCCACTGAATACTGATTGATTTTACCGCGAATTCCGGCGCCTGAAATGAGTGGGCAGACACAGATTTTTGATTTAAGGATGTGTGGGATAATGCTGTCAACTCTGCCGGTAAAAACTACAGAAGGGTCTCCTTTTGCTATCTCCATTAAGGATGTAAGATTACCTCTGCCGATAATATATATTTTATAGTCAGGGATTTTAGCAATAATTTGGGGGTGGATCTCTTTCAGGTACCATTTCATGCCGTCAATATTGGGGTAGTGGTCGTAGTAGCCAAGGAAGGTGGCGGAGTTTTCCTCTGGCTTGATATCTGAATATTTATCAATTTCGTTCAGAACACCATAGGTTGAAATGCAGGTTGGGATGATGTCTGTTGTTCGAGGGCTGAGATGTTTTAAAACGTTTGCATCTTCAGGCGTCACAGCAATGCAGAAATCGCCATTGTCCAGTGCAAACTTTTCACCGGTAAGATGATTCCAGAAGATCTTTGTTTGGGCTGGTATCTCGCTAAACTTGTTGCTTTTGATTATATTGTGCAAGAGAATAGCGTAACTTTTGGTCTGGCATTCCATAAAGGTGTAGCCGACCTTTTTGCCGAATTTTCTCATATCGTTAATGAGGCGGACTGCTGGAGGGTATTCAAGCTGCACGACATCGTAATAGTTTTCATCTTTGTTAATGCTTTTCAGCCAGGCTTGAATATCCGTGTCGGTTTTGAAATCATCCAAACCGACCAGCTTATAATCCCCAAGTTTATCCTCTGAAAGCTTAAAAGACTCAGT
It includes:
- a CDS encoding glycosyltransferase family 4 protein, whose product is MNIIKKSLQTIYDCAPLRAIRSEFRKRLASLLQPVFDQQASLANKVTALQAELNTQKSTVQAAAAEISQLITRSNCQLTALTEINNKSTHILNNHSFQPHQQLIDLLYKPFTGTLNKLFDKAYSVDPTYYPLLFNEIIQNYNFPGGTAQLYQHLHNINLCSPPNIQLHAKQSAIKQGHPLKILIVSGYFPCVEHGGGLRLFDIICALSEKGHEIDIYSHFSPELDTESFKLSEDKLGDYKLVGLDDFKTDTDIQAWLKSINKDENYYDVVQLEYPPAVRLINDMRKFGKKVGYTFMECQTKSYAILLHNIIKSNKFSEIPAQTKIFWNHLTGEKFALDNGDFCIAVTPEDANVLKHLSPRTTDIIPTCISTYGVLNEIDKYSDIKPEENSATFLGYYDHYPNIDGMKWYLKEIHPQIIAKIPDYKIYIIGRGNLTSLMEIAKGDPSVVFTGRVDSIIPHILKSKICVCPLISGAGIRGKINQYSVAGRPTVSTTIGNKGLPYKHAESILIADQPQDFAKEVINLLTDQNLYENLQKNSYQLAIENFTWKKHIETLEAIYSAE